A region from the Onthophagus taurus isolate NC chromosome 8, IU_Otau_3.0, whole genome shotgun sequence genome encodes:
- the LOC111425535 gene encoding uncharacterized protein: MYRFEVYLFILSVVYAKSLPEDTPSGYAKVSNFGVKTSSGANEARSSGLSLYSQSSNAKISSGQNLRSKITYFNPSSSRVGEDHNEDLPGKGEVQERYNPRPYFQYLNVPSSSNDPKPEQKPAVVYGSPFKPAASPPVPTNLDSPQPDSIPDSNPNSDLDSNPIYNSGPPSPGNSPSIYDSPYDSYNPSKPTNSDDSDSQKPPGNLYESPYDSYNPKPDDKPETQYLPANNPPPPPSMPPSPTKNEYPGYPYAPQELDHPPKDSDMYHPPQKPMEVDSYMPQDEKPSHDFSGYSDQGPQIVATVKPPESVHGHYQEYSPPSTSFDHHHEHIVDSPPTSYNYPAKIPEYVDHDPKGHHFQYHDHDYHDHHVYHEVTTTTEMPEERVNKGHYSYYYLGRKLWYIPLYFSAYFILYITVLILKSIARHKVNFIHDLHDLGKGRSGRDMKIDEITHNVTNAINNATQKYM; the protein is encoded by the exons ATGTATCGCTTTgaggtttatttatttattttaagtgtAGTCTACGCGAAAAGTTTACCTGAAGACACCCCGAGTGGATACGCTAAAGTTTCTAATTTTGGTGTAAAAACATCTTCGGGTGCAAACGAAGCACGTAGCAGTGGATTATCTTTATATTCTCAAAG TTCAAACGCCAAAATATCATCCGGCCAAAACTTAAGGAGTAAAATCACTTACTTCAACCCAAGTTCTTCGAGAGTTGGAGAAGATCACAACGAAGATTTACCCGGTAAAGGTGAAGTACAAGAACGATACAACCCCAGACCTTATTTCCAGTATCTCAACGTCCCCTCAAGTTCAAATGACCCAAAACCCGAGCAAAAACCAGCTGTGGTTTATGGATCTCCATTCAAACCAGCTGCAAGTCCACCCGTTCCAACTAATTTAGACTCTCCTCAACCTGATTCAATTCCGGATTCAAACCCAAATTCAGATTTGGATTCAAATCCAATTTACAATTCTGGGCCACCATCTCCAGGAAATTCTCCAAGCATTTATGATTCACCTTACGATTCTTATAACCCATCGAAACCCACAAATTCGGATGATTCAGACTCTCAAAAACCACCAGGAAATTTATATGAATCTCCTTATGATTCTTATAACCCAAAACCTGATGATAAACCGGAAACTCAATATTTACCAGCTAACAACCCTCCACCTCCACCATCAATGCCTCCATCACCAACAAAAAACGAATATCCTGGATATCCTTACGCCCCACAAGAATTAGATCACCCACCGAAAGATTCTGATATGTATCATCCACCTCAAAAACCGATGGAAGTTGATTCATACATGCCGCAAGATGAGAAGCCAAGTCATGATTTTTCTGGATACAGCGATCAAGGGCCACAAATCGTAGCTACTGTAAAACCCCCAGAATCAGTTCATGGCCATTATCAAGAATATTCGCCACCCTCAACAAGTTTTGATCACCATCATGAACATATCGTCGATTCACCACCAACATCATACAATTACCCCGCAAAAATTCCGGAATACGTCGATCACGACCCTAAAGGCCATCACTTTCAATATCACGATCACGATTACCACGACCACCACGTCTACCACGAGGTAACAACAACCACGGAAATGCCCGAAGAACGTGTTAACAAAGGACATtacagttattattatttgggaAGAAAACTGTGGTACATTCCGTTGTATTTTAGCgcttatttcattttatacattaccgttttaattttgaaatcgatCGCCAGACATAAAGTCAATTTTATACACGATTTGCACGATTTAGGTAAAGGACGAAGTGGGAGGGatatgaaaattgatgaaatcaCTCATAATGTTACTAATGCTATTAATAATGCCACACAAAAGTATAtgtaa
- the LOC111425611 gene encoding uncharacterized protein yields the protein MCSYSFILCVTIALFKQTVCGTVNYPVATTPMPQIYDSEEREGRGMMMDYDHVDVHDHDDHDHDHIVEHKEEQKAVKTDIWSNYYNFIIQEGSFKFWAAFQLGTAILLIYSAFAAIYYAKFNVISTDYDYYDAFFGRSSARSSSSSSSGQWFGLSSDVVQRIYTALTSKKFS from the exons atgTGTTCGTACTCGTTTATATTGTGCGTAACGATCGCTTTGTTCAAACAAACGGTTTGTGGTACCGTGAATTATCCGGTTGCCACAACACCCATGCCTCAGATTTACGacag TGAAGAAAGAGAGGGGAGAGGAATGATGATGGATTACGATCACGTTGATGTTCACGATCACGATGATCACGACCACGACCACATTGTAGAGCATAAAGAAGAACAAAAAGCCGTTAAAACCGATATATGgtcaaattattataattttattattcaagaGGGTTCATTTAAGTTTTGGGCGGCCTTCCAG CTTGGAACTGCCATTTTACTTATCTACTCGGCATTTGCTGCAATTTACTACGCCAAGTTCAATGTGATCTCGACTGATTATGATTATTACGATGCCTTCTTCGGACGATCCAGTGCAAGGTCATCATCCAGTTCTTCTAGTGGACAGTGGTTCGGTCTTAGCTCCGACGTCGTTCAAAGAATATATACAGCATTaacatctaaaaaattttcatga
- the LOC111425255 gene encoding synaptojanin-1, whose protein sequence is MAMYKGFRVLEKSQPPNPHSVLLEYRGKENTLLFESQAVAVLSVQETEAVRKQYTKILDAYGCLGVLQLNAGENTVLYLVMITGCFSVGKVGDSEIFRITQTQFIPLHYQQNEDRIIEVRKLLNSGTFYFSWNVGGTPLDLTLCAQRRQKTTQTDHRFFWNRMLFVHLVRFGVDCKSWLVKAMCGSVEIRTVYIGHRKALAAVMSRLSCERAGTRFNVRGTNDEGHVANFVETEQVIFLDNEVSSYLQTRGSVPLFWEQPGVQVGSHKVKLSRGYEASKSAFDRHLTLIKERYGKQAIINLLGTSLIGSKEGEATLSQEFQRHHFESDHTDVPHVVFDYHQECRGGNQTNLVKLKAKIDPQLTEFGFYHAENNTVFHSQIGTLRTNCLDCLDRTNCVQTFIGLEILGKQLQVMQLVDKKQIISRFEEVFKQMWINNGNEISKIYAGTGAIQGGSKLMDGARSAARTIQNNLLDNSKQEAIDVLLVGSTLSTELADRARTLLPYNTLHAPPHVLREMCNRYIEYTTPMQIRVAVGTYNVNGGKHFRSLVFRDLSLSDWLLDNNQLNNLVDVSHNSDDANLPVDIYAIGFEEIVDLNAANIVAASSENAKSWMEELQKVLSRDRPYVLVSYQQLVGVCLYLFVRPEHAPYIRDVAVDSVKTGLGGHTGNKGAAAIRMVFHATSLCFVCAHFAAGQSQVNERNEDYAEITRKVTFPMGRTLNSHEYLFWCGDFNYRVDLDKDEMKDLLKQGDVESVLQFDQLKKQQECGKVFKNFIEGEITFPPTYKYDLFSDDYDTSEKCRAPAWTDRVLWKRRPLYPDNSPDDDHNSGKLVHYGRAELKQSDHRPVIAIVDIDIRKVDIERRQNVFYQVIADLGPPDGTIIVQCEDKNVNEDTTIFDDNLTHTLLQELSQIGDVILVRFVVDTMWVTFRDGQCALTAAAKKFVRVLDCDLTLSLKTPNWVEQAKEEIGLCSSNTVPLHISTPEYNCLGIPEVKSSGGRTGPPSRPPPPSVKSPAAPKKLLPRAGVISIPNATKPVTIPDFPAPILTQEETGIYEEISDDVVSCPEPQGPPPPPPRPEPTLPPLPQRGPPPVPARSAPPPPLPARPR, encoded by the exons ATGGCGATGTACAAAGGTTTTCGGGTCCTGGAAAAATCGCAGCCTCCAAATCCTCACAGCGTTTTATTAGAATACAGGggaaaagagaatactttactttttgagagTCAAGCGGTTGCCGTTTTAT CTGTTCAAGAAACCGAAGCCGTACGAAAGCAATACACCAAGATATTAGATGCTTATGGTTGTTTAGGAGTATTACAGTTAAATGCAGGAGAAAATACTGTACTTTATCTTGTTATGATCACCGGCTGTTTTTCTGTTGGAAAAGTTGGTGACTCTGAAATATTTAGGATTACACAAACTCAATTTATTCCTTTACATTATCAACAAAACGAAGACAGAATCATAGAG GTCAGGAAATTATTAAACTCTGGAACATTCTATTTTTCATGGAATGTAGGTGGAACACCTTTAGATCTTACATTATGTGCTCAAAGGAGGCAGAAAACAACACAAACAGATCATCGTTTCTTTTG GAATAGAATGTTGTTTGTACATCTTGTTCGATTTGGGGTTGATTGTAAATCATGGTTAGTAAAAGCAATGTGCGGTTCAGTCGAGATAAGAACGGTTTACATCGGTCATCGGAAAGCTTTAGCTGCCGTAATGTCTAGGTTAAGTTGTGAAAGGGCCGGGACAAGATTTAACGTACGGGGTACTAACGATGAAGGGCACGTCGCGAATTTCGTCGAAACGGAAcaagttatatttttagacAACGAAGTTTCGTCGTATTTACAAACTAGAGGTTCTGTCCCGTTGTTTTGGGAACAACCGGGTGTACAA GTCGGATCTCATAAAGTAAAATTATCAAGGGGTTATGAGGCATCAAAATCGGCCTTTGATAGGCATTTAACGTTAATTAAAGAACGTTATGGAAAACAGgcgataattaatttattaggtACTAGTTTAATTGGTAGTAAAGAAGGGGAAGCAACTTTGAGTCAAGAATTTCAA AGGCATCATTTTGAGTCTGATCACACTGACGTTCCACATGTTGTTTTTGATTACCATCAGGAATGTCGAGGCGGAAATCAAACAAATTTAGTCAAATTAAAAGCGAAGATTGACCCGCAATTAACCGAATTCGGGTTTTATCATGCTGAAAACAATACAGTTTTCCA ttctCAAATCGGTACTTTAAGAACAAATTGTTTGGATTGTCTTGATAGAACGAATTGTGTACAAACTTTTATTGGGTTGGag ATTTTGGGTAAACAATTACAAGTAATGCAGCTGGTGgataaaaagcaaattatTTCTCGTTTTGAGGAAGTATTTAAACAAATGTGGATCAATAATGGAAATGAGATAAGTAAAATATATGCAGGAACTGGAGCTATACAGGGTGGATCAAAATTAATGGATGGGGCGAGATCCGCAGCGCGAActatacaaaataatttattggatAATTCTAAACAAGAAGCAATTGATGTTTTATTAGTTGGATCTACACTTAGTACTGAATTAGCTGATAGAGCAAGGACTTTACTTCCATATAATACATTACACG cTCCACCACATGTTTTACGCGAGATGTGTAACCGTTACATAGAATATACAACTCCGATGCAAATTCGTGTCGCTGTAGGAACATATAACGTTAATGGGGGAAAACATTTCCGTAGTTTAGTGTTTCGGGATTTGTCGCTATCCGATTGGTTGTTAGATAACAATCAATTAAACAACTTGGTTGATGTTTCGCACAATAGCGACGACGCAAATCTTCCCGTTGATATCTACGCGATCGGTTTTGAAGAAATCGTGGATCTCAACGCTGCGAATATCGTCGCTGCTAGCTCGGAAAATGCGAAATCGTGGATGGAGGAGTTGCAGAAAGTTTTATCGAGGGATCGACCGTACGTTTTGGTTTCATATCAACAGTTAGTTGGGGtttgtttgtatttatttGTACGACCTGAACATGCACCTTATATCCGTGATGTAGCTGTTGATTCTGTTAAAACTGGTTTAGGTGGACATACAg gtAATAAAGGTGCTGCTGCGATCCGCATGGTATTTCATGCAACATCGCTGTGTTTTGTTTGTGCTCATTTCGCCGCTGGCCAATCGCAAGTGAATGAAAGAAATGAAGATTACGCCGAAATAACACGAAAAGTGACATTTCCAATG GGTAGAACGTTAAATTCACACGAATACCTCTTCTGGTGTGGTGATTTTAATTATAGAGTGGATTTGGATAAAGATGAGATGAAAGATTTGTTAAAACAAGGCGATGTAGAAAGTGTGCTTCAATTTGATCagttgaaaaagcaacaagaATGCGGgaaagtgtttaaaaattttatagagGGTGAAATAACGTTTCCGCCTACTTAcaaatatgatttatttagtGACGATTATGATACCAGTGAAAAATGTCGAGCGCCAGCTTGGACGGATCGTGTACTTTGGAAACGACGCCCTCTATATCCCGATAATTCCCCTGATGATGATCATAATTCTGGTAAATTAGTACATTACGGCCGGGCGGAATTGAAACAAAGCGATCATCGACCAGTTATAGCCATAGTAGATATTGATATAAGAAAAGTTGATATTGAACGTAGgcaaaatgtattttatcaAGTAATCGCCGATTTAGGACCACCGGATGGTACAATAATAGTCCAATGTGAAGACAAAAATGTCAACGAAGACACCACAATTTTCGACGACAATCTCACCCACACGTTACTTCAAGAATTATCTCAAATCGGTGACGTCATCTTAGTTAGATTCGTTGTGGACACGATGTGGGTTACTTTCCGAGATGGACAATGCGCGCTGACCGCAGCTGCAAAGAAATTTGTGCGCGTTTTAGATTGTGATCTTACTTTATCCTTGAAAACGCCGAATTGGGTCGAACAAGCCAAAGAAGAAATTGGATTATGTTCGAGCAACACCGTTCCTTTACACATATCAACCCCCGAATATAATTGTCTTGGTATACCCGAAGTTAAATCAAGTGGTGGGAGAACTGGACCACCTTCAAGACCTCCACCACCTAGTGTTAAATCACCAGCTGcaccaaaaaaacttttaccaagg gctGGAGTAATAAGTATTCCAAATGCGACAAAACCAGTAACGATACCAGATTTTCCCGCTCCAATATTAACACAAGAAGAGACGGGAATTTATGAAGAGATAAGTGATGATGTGGTAAGTTGTCCGGAGCCGCAGGGACCGCCTCCGCCGCCCCCAAGACCGGAACCGACCCTACCTCCATTGCCACAACGAGGTCCACCTCCGGTACCGGCACGATCAGCTCCGCCTCCACCGTTACCGGCTCGACctcgttaa